A DNA window from Danio aesculapii chromosome 14, fDanAes4.1, whole genome shotgun sequence contains the following coding sequences:
- the sytl4 gene encoding synaptotagmin-like protein 4: MKMVQNMEINVSFLTESEQEFILEVLRRDEDLRNSEDLRVKKLKAEFLDIRRKGAKRGSGKYSERSCGRCQEALSLLSGSGSQCRACKHQVCKKCQSVRPNGSWVCTVCAKEIDLKMSTGDWFFDERVNRFSSAPGHDLVRVSLRKRPLSKKHETAGEILLNKVELNSSQAAPVAKPRLKDIALANKSSLEGNEEQQSDAESIEKASLDSGHAETKFSHSTPQMQRKEELTANSPEVSAVSILMSTVNSDSTATIETASLIHHMNACSDSLRDVDGLFKKSVRRVHKLSEIKPASTLDLREDASENTTPAMGDRSKSVPGLNADDDEEEEDIDNLVNIHRQKFGSSMGSLGGSRTTLGSMMSVYSEAGDYDHVEVSGEIVFSLSYDEPSQGLSVMVHECKGLAYADPAKKKCNPYVKAYLLPDKSKKKTSIKHNNINPSFKETLKYSISRTQLTTRTLQLSVWHYDRFGHNAFLGEVEVLMDSYDIDSAHEECMALRGKAVPQSLLFPFDQYKGELVISLKYVTPNAPNAEDSKGKGKKSKPADGSELHVLIKEAKNLTAMKAGGTCDSFVKGYLLPSKSKSSSKKKTPVVKKTKSPNYNHTFVYNNLSLEQLKDMCLELTVWDRETLSSNDFLGGVRLSLGAVTVKEGKEEWMADSTGEEILLWKKMMQYPDSWAEGTLPLRSSMGKGK, from the exons ATGAAGATGGTGCAGAATATGGAGATCAACGTGTCCTTTCTGACTGAGTCGGAACAAGAGTTCATACTAGAAGTCCTCCGGCGAGACGAGGATCTGAGGAATTCGGAAGACCTGCGTGTGAA GAAGCTGAAAGCCGAGTTTCTGGACATCAGAAGAAAGGGTGCGAAACGTGGCAGTGGGAAATACAGTGAGCGCAGCTGTGGTCGCTGCCAGGAGGCCTTGAGCCTTCTGAGTGGCAGTGGCAGCCAGTGCAGGGCATGCAAACATCAAGTTTGCAAAAAATGCCAATCTGTTCGACCCAATGGATCATGGGTGTGCACAGTGTGTGCCAAAGAGAT agACCTGAAGATGAGCACTGGAGACTGGTTCTTTGACGAGAGGGTTAACCGCTTCTCTTCAGCACCTGGACATGACTTAGTGCGGGTGTCCCTCAGGAAGAGGCCTCTGA GTAAAAAGCATGAGACAGCTGGGGAAATACTATTAAACAAAGTTGAGCTGAATTCCAGCCAAGCTGCGCCTGTGGCCAAACCAAGACTAAAGGACATTGCACTTGCCAATAAGAG TTCACTTGAGGGTAATGAGGAACAACAAAGCGACGCAGAATCAATAGAAAAAGCCAGTCTGGACAGCGGTCATGCTGAAACTAAATTCTCTCACAGTACCCCCCAAATGCAAAG AAAAGAGGAACTGACAGCCAATAGTCCGGAAGTCTCTGCTGTGTCCATCCTGATGAGCACTGTTAACAGTGACAGCACTGCTACCATAGAGACA GCCTCATTAATTCATCACATGAATGCCTGCTCGGACTCCTTGCGTGATGTTGATGGGCTTTTCAAGAAAAGTGTGAGAAGAGTGCACAAACTATCAG AGATTAAACCAGCCTCCACTCTTGATTTGCGTGAAGACGCATCAGAAAATACTACACCCGCTATGGGAGATAGAAGCAAGTCTGTTCCTGGCCTTAATGCT gatgatgatgaggaggaggaagatATTGATAACTTGGTCAATATTCACAGGCAGAAATTTGGCAGTAGCATGGGAAGTCTGGGAGGCTCAAGG ACGACTCTTGGCAGTATGATGAGTGTGTACAGTGAAGCGGGAGACTATGACCATGTGGAAGTGAGTGGAGAAATCGTCTTCTCTCTCAGTTATGATGAACCCAGCCAAGGCCTGTCTGTCATGGTCCATGAGTGTAAAGGGCTGGCTTACGCTGATCCAGCAAAAAAGAAGTGCAACCC ATACGTGAAGGCTTATCTCCTTCCAGACAAGAGCAAGAAGAAAACCTCAATCAAACATAACAACATCAATCCCAGTTTTAAGGAAACACTGAAG TATTCCATCAGCCGCACCCAGCTGACGACTCGCACGCTTCAACTCTCAGTTTGGCACTACGACCGCTTTGGCCACAATGCATTTCTGGGTGAGGTTGAGGTACTAATGGATAGCTATGATATTGACTCTGCACATGAAGAGTGCATGGCCCTTAGAGGAAAG gCAGTTCCCCAGTCACTATTATTTCCATTTGATCAATACAAAGGAGAGCTGGTCATTTCATTGAAGTACGTTACACCAAATGCCCCAAATGCAGAGGACTCTAAAGGGAAAG GGAAAAAGAGCAAACCTGCTGATGGTTCTGAGTTACACGTGTTGATCAAAGAAGCCAAAAATCTGACAGCCATGAAAGCTGGAGGCACATGTGATTCCTTTGTGAAAGG GTATCTGCTGCCATCAAAGAGCAAGTCTTCCTCCAAGAAGAAAACTCCAGTGGTAAAAAAGACAAAGAGCCCAAATTACAACCACACATTTGTGTACAACAACCTGAGTCTGGAGCAGCTGAAGGACATGTGTCTGGAGCTCACTGTCTGGGACAGAGAGACGCTGTCCAGCAATGATTTCCTGGGAGGAGTTCGTCTCAGCTTGGGAGCAG TGACGGTGAAGGAGGGAAAGGAGGAGTGGATGGCCGACTCTACAGGTGAGGAGATTTTGCTGTGGAAGAAGATGATGCAGTACCCAGACTCTTGGGCAGAGGGCACTCTTCCCCTGCGCTCGTCCATGGGAAAGGGCAAGTAA
- the trmt12 gene encoding tRNA wybutosine-synthesizing protein 2 homolog: MDVVPCLKVPQRHAQLYRKYLESQGVLDRRYGAEKHSDGTVTLPVVASAVPQLDLVALKEHVTQDSFCKIVDIQAPLSKKSKAKSVHMKLVEAAQSFLVSKGKEWSDDLEKDVPSRWQCHGDLVLFSESCFSNAVWKEIGSEFWTAVALTLGVKRIAQIKKISQDGYRTPIVTMHLGDSSYVTHIDNHIRYEFDVTKCMFSSGNITEKLRIASFDCSGETVVDLYAGIGYFTLPYLVHANAAHVHACEWNPDAVAALQRNLEINDVSNCCTVHQGDNRQLSLSDLADRVNLGLIPSSEEGWPVACRLLKRSTGGIMHIHQNVTTPFHHEPSELNSSVEGSSVEESPLRVQKDMQVWTAWASETAKRICTLLLDITGSEWKTNIKHIEHVKTYAPHISHVVLDLDCKPL, encoded by the exons ATGGATGTAGTTCCGTGTTTAAAAGTGCCGCAGCGTCACGCACAACTGTACAG AAAATACTTAGAGTCACAAGGTGTTCTGGACCGCAGGTACGGTGCAGAGAAACACTCAGATGGCACTGTAACTCTTCCGGTTGTAGCATCTGCTGTGCCACAGCTTGATCTGGTGGCACTAAAGGAACATGTCACACAGGACAGCTTTTGTAAAATTGTCGATATCCAg GCACCATTATCAAAGAAGAGCAAAGCTAAGTCAGTCCATATGAAGCTTGTGGAGGCCGCACAGTCCTTTCTGGTTTCTAAAGGGAAAGAATGGAGTGATGATCTGGAGAAAGACGTTCCTAGCCGATGGCAGTGTCATGGAGATCTTGTGCTGTTTAGTGAAAGCTGCTTCTCCAATGCAGTATGGAAAGAAATTG gatCTGAATTCTGGACTGCAGTTGCGCTGACGCTCGGAGTGAAACGCATAGCACAAATTAAAAAGATTTCCCAGGATGGTTATCGAACGCCTATAGTGACAATGCATTTAGGTGACAGCAGCTATGTAACACACATTGATAACCACATTAG GTATGAGTTTGACGTCACCAAGTGCATGTTCTCCTCTGGAAACATCACAGAGAAGCTCAGAATAGCCTCGTTTGACTGCAGTGGAGAGACTGTGGTTGACTTGTATGCAG GGATTGGCTATTTCACTCTTCCATATCTGGTGCACGCCAATGCTGCTCATGTACATGCCTGTGAATGGAATCCAGATGCAGTAGCGGCTCTTCAAAGAAACCTGGAGATCAATGATGTGTCAAACTGTTGCACCGTCCATCAAGGAGACAACAGACAG ctttcttTAAGTGATCTTGCTGACCGAGTGAATTTAGGCCTCATCCCAAGTTCAGAGGAGGGTTGGCCAGTGGCGTGTCGACTACTAAAGAGAAGCACTGGTGGAATAATGCATATTCATCAAAACGTCACTACACCTTTTCACCATGAGCCATCTGAACTGAATTCATCTGTTGAAGGCTCTTCTGTGGAGGAATCTCCTCTGAGGGTCCAGAAAGATATGCAAGTTTGGACTGCCTGGGCTTCAGAGACAGCCAAACGCATCTGTACGCTGTTGTTAGACATCACCGGAAGTGAATGGAAGACAAATATTAAACACATTGAACATGTTAAGACTTACGCACCACATATCAGTCATGTAGTTCTGGACTTGGACTGTAAACCTCTTTGA